The following proteins are encoded in a genomic region of Chroogloeocystis siderophila 5.2 s.c.1:
- the panB gene encoding 3-methyl-2-oxobutanoate hydroxymethyltransferase: MAVTIQQLIEWKKQGRAIVALTAWDYAIAHLLDSVGIDIILVGDSLSVILGYETTLPLTIEEMLHHAKAVRRGVKQALIVVDLPFLTYQESPQQALRNAGRVLKETGAHAVKLEGGYPAMTATVAYLVQAGIPVMGHVGLTPQSIRQLGLRQQGKTPEAGERILQEAIALEQAGAFSIVLEHIPHDLAAQISQKLTIPTIGIGAGSKCDGQVLVTVDVLGLSERQPPFAKSYTNLSEAIVQAVQSFATEVRDRKFPE, translated from the coding sequence ATGGCAGTAACTATCCAACAATTAATTGAATGGAAAAAACAGGGAAGAGCGATTGTAGCGCTGACAGCATGGGATTATGCGATCGCACACCTATTAGATAGTGTAGGAATAGACATTATTTTAGTAGGCGATTCGTTATCAGTTATCCTCGGATACGAAACAACACTGCCACTAACGATTGAAGAAATGTTGCACCATGCTAAAGCTGTGCGCCGTGGTGTCAAGCAAGCGCTTATAGTAGTTGATCTCCCGTTTTTGACGTATCAAGAAAGCCCGCAGCAAGCATTACGGAACGCTGGACGAGTTTTAAAAGAGACAGGTGCTCATGCGGTAAAGTTAGAAGGCGGATATCCGGCAATGACAGCAACGGTTGCTTACTTGGTACAAGCCGGAATTCCGGTGATGGGTCATGTGGGGTTAACACCACAGTCGATACGCCAACTTGGTTTACGGCAACAAGGTAAGACACCCGAAGCCGGAGAAAGAATTTTACAAGAAGCGATCGCCCTCGAACAAGCGGGAGCCTTTAGTATTGTCTTAGAACATATTCCCCACGATTTGGCCGCACAAATTAGCCAAAAATTAACAATTCCCACAATTGGAATTGGTGCAGGGTCAAAATGTGATGGACAAGTGTTAGTAACGGTTGATGTTCTGGGGCTTTCTGAAAGACAACCGCCGTTTGCAAAGTCATATACAAACTTAAGCGAAGCAATCGTGCAAGCTGTTCAAAGTTTCGCAACCGAAGTACGTGATCGCAAATTTCCCGAATAG
- a CDS encoding zinc-dependent metalloprotease, with protein sequence MKRLPLYIVLLQSLLFVGIKPAIAGITSIPPLSQSTEIQTEDNPLQKPPGVWVLQDDKPQRQPFVWVVEDVKAARQPFLQPVKDEKKPNIPEHIATKNTTKQADLQPFHEVVKDTTKVEGLYTLYTQKDTGKIYLEIKPQQLNKNFLGTITMESGIGERGIYSGMPLQDFLFYFRRVNNNLHFVVRNVNFRTRPGDPQARSLARSFSDSVLYALPIKSIHPQRQTILVDLGDLLLSDVPGLSSHLSAMLSVPYQLDSKKSHFGGAKAFPLNVEIESVYGFSSSNSTNPANLSTIPDSRALTLRVRYSLSELPKNSNYRPRLADERVGYFITAYQDFSSDDRSDPFVRYINRWDLEKQDPNAPLSPPKKPIVFWIENAVPLEYREAIKEGVLMWNQAFEKAGFKDAIQVKQMPNDAKWDPADVRYNTIRWINTVDGFFALGPSRVNPLTGEILDADILVDASFVRRLKHEYRNLIQQHQTQPTSLLSHMMGTGGNLCTNELRQPESQPNLASVVGIASPVPSRLSPLSQMAIEYDLCYGIEAVNQFAIGSLALSLFQNTSPNSDQMKEYIHQYLRLVIAHEVGHTLGLRHNFRGSTLLQPEELNNTTVTQIRGLTTSVMDYIPPNLAPQGMQQGDYFPAVVGPYDIWAIQYGYTPTNAAHPIAEKPFLDEIARRSAQPELAYATDEDLFDLDPEVNAWDNSNDVLRYSQWQLENSRVMWDRLHKRYPKTGESYAKLSELFDAVFLHYLRHTYYTTKYIGGQSFSRNHAGDPNGRLPFEPVPVEKQRQALATLEKYIFAADAFNFPPDLLNKLAPSRWRHWGSDVMLGRLDYPIHDSINMMQSMVLKELLSGDRLIRLRDIELKSQPGTALTLPELFDTLQNDIWTEVIQPNKRTEINSLRRALQREHLKILTAMVLRNSSVPEDARTLAWYKLRQLRTHLSRTLSRSNKFDEYTKAHLEETRDRIEKTLNAQIQSR encoded by the coding sequence ATGAAGAGGCTACCATTATACATTGTTTTATTACAAAGTTTATTATTTGTTGGAATTAAACCAGCGATCGCAGGGATCACGTCTATACCTCCACTATCACAGTCAACCGAAATCCAAACAGAAGATAACCCCTTACAAAAACCACCAGGAGTATGGGTACTTCAAGACGACAAACCGCAGCGTCAACCGTTTGTTTGGGTAGTAGAGGATGTCAAAGCAGCACGACAGCCATTTTTACAACCTGTTAAAGACGAAAAGAAACCGAATATTCCTGAACACATAGCAACAAAAAATACAACCAAGCAAGCTGACTTACAACCATTTCACGAAGTCGTCAAAGATACGACAAAAGTCGAAGGGTTATATACGCTTTATACACAAAAAGATACAGGTAAGATCTATCTAGAAATCAAGCCGCAGCAGTTAAATAAAAATTTCTTAGGCACGATTACAATGGAATCGGGTATCGGCGAACGTGGAATTTATAGCGGAATGCCGTTACAAGACTTTCTGTTTTACTTCCGTCGCGTCAATAATAATTTGCATTTTGTGGTACGTAATGTCAACTTTCGCACGCGCCCTGGAGATCCGCAAGCGCGATCGCTAGCACGTTCGTTTAGTGATTCTGTACTTTACGCTTTACCTATCAAAAGCATTCATCCCCAACGCCAAACAATTCTTGTCGATTTAGGCGATCTCCTCTTAAGCGATGTTCCAGGATTATCATCACATTTGTCAGCAATGCTGTCAGTTCCTTATCAACTCGATAGCAAAAAATCACACTTTGGTGGTGCGAAAGCCTTTCCCTTAAACGTTGAAATCGAGTCTGTTTATGGTTTTTCGTCTAGCAACAGCACAAATCCTGCTAACTTATCGACAATCCCTGATAGCCGCGCTTTAACTTTGCGCGTCCGCTACAGTCTTTCTGAATTACCAAAAAATAGCAATTACCGTCCGCGTTTAGCTGACGAACGTGTCGGTTATTTCATCACAGCTTACCAAGATTTTTCCAGCGACGACCGTAGCGATCCTTTTGTGCGTTATATCAATCGCTGGGATCTTGAAAAGCAAGATCCTAATGCACCGTTGTCACCACCCAAAAAGCCAATTGTTTTCTGGATTGAAAATGCGGTTCCATTAGAGTATCGCGAGGCGATTAAAGAAGGCGTTTTGATGTGGAATCAAGCATTTGAAAAAGCAGGATTTAAAGACGCAATTCAAGTCAAGCAAATGCCTAATGATGCTAAGTGGGACCCTGCGGATGTCCGCTATAACACAATTCGCTGGATTAATACCGTCGATGGTTTTTTTGCGTTAGGTCCATCCCGTGTTAACCCTTTAACCGGAGAAATCTTAGATGCTGATATTTTAGTCGATGCGAGCTTTGTCCGCCGACTGAAGCACGAATACCGTAACTTAATTCAACAGCACCAAACACAACCAACATCATTACTATCACACATGATGGGGACTGGAGGTAATCTCTGTACGAATGAGCTACGTCAACCTGAATCACAACCGAATTTAGCAAGTGTTGTTGGTATTGCGAGTCCAGTTCCTTCGCGCTTGTCGCCGTTATCGCAAATGGCAATCGAGTACGATTTGTGTTATGGAATTGAAGCGGTGAATCAGTTTGCGATCGGTTCGCTAGCGCTATCGTTATTTCAAAATACGTCGCCTAATAGCGACCAGATGAAAGAGTATATTCATCAGTATCTACGTTTGGTGATTGCACACGAAGTAGGACACACTTTAGGTTTAAGACACAATTTTCGGGGTAGCACATTATTGCAACCAGAAGAGTTGAACAATACAACTGTTACCCAAATTAGGGGTTTGACAACCTCAGTCATGGATTATATTCCACCGAATTTAGCGCCGCAAGGTATGCAACAAGGTGATTATTTTCCTGCGGTGGTTGGTCCTTACGATATTTGGGCGATTCAATATGGATATACACCAACAAATGCTGCACACCCGATCGCCGAAAAGCCATTTTTAGACGAAATCGCGCGGCGTTCCGCACAACCAGAACTCGCCTACGCTACCGATGAGGATTTATTCGACCTCGATCCTGAAGTCAACGCTTGGGATAACAGTAATGATGTACTGCGTTATTCGCAGTGGCAATTAGAAAACTCGCGGGTAATGTGGGATCGCTTACACAAGCGTTATCCAAAAACAGGAGAAAGTTACGCCAAATTAAGCGAATTATTTGATGCCGTGTTCTTACACTATCTTCGCCATACGTATTATACCACAAAGTATATTGGAGGACAATCGTTTTCGCGCAATCATGCGGGAGATCCTAATGGAAGGCTACCGTTTGAACCTGTACCAGTTGAAAAACAGCGACAAGCATTAGCAACTTTAGAAAAATATATCTTTGCAGCAGATGCGTTTAATTTTCCACCTGATTTGCTGAATAAATTAGCACCGTCGCGCTGGCGACACTGGGGTAGTGATGTAATGCTAGGTCGTCTTGATTACCCGATTCATGACAGCATTAACATGATGCAAAGCATGGTACTCAAGGAGTTACTTTCGGGCGATCGCTTGATACGCTTGCGCGATATTGAACTGAAAAGTCAACCTGGAACCGCATTAACACTACCGGAATTATTTGATACGCTGCAAAATGACATCTGGACGGAAGTTATCCAACCAAACAAACGCACTGAGATTAACAGTTTACGTCGGGCTTTACAACGCGAACATCTCAAGATTTTAACCGCGATGGTGTTACGCAATTCTTCTGTACCCGAAGACGCGCGGACGCTTGCATGGTATAAACTACGGCAACTTCGCACTCACCTCAGTCGCACATTATCGCGCTCGAATAAGTTTGATGAATATACAAAAGCCCATTTAGAAGAAACACGCGATCGCATCGAAAAAACGCTCAATGCTCAAATTCAATCGCGATAG
- the rcbX gene encoding RuBisCO chaperone RbcX has protein sequence MDLKRIAKDTAKTLSSYLTYQAMRTVLAQISETNPPLALWLHRFSAKEVIQDGEAYIHKLFQEKPDLALRIMVVREHIAQEVVDFLPEIVLSDIQQANMEHRRQHLERITQLESNPSHEQQATTESNLDNPSS, from the coding sequence ATGGATTTAAAACGAATTGCGAAAGACACAGCGAAGACGCTCTCTAGCTACCTGACTTATCAGGCGATGAGAACGGTACTAGCTCAGATCAGCGAAACTAATCCGCCACTGGCACTTTGGTTGCATCGCTTTTCTGCGAAAGAAGTTATTCAAGACGGAGAAGCATACATCCACAAGTTGTTTCAAGAGAAGCCTGATTTAGCTTTGCGGATTATGGTTGTCAGAGAACACATTGCGCAAGAAGTTGTAGACTTTCTACCCGAAATAGTTCTTAGTGACATTCAACAAGCAAACATGGAGCATCGCCGTCAGCATTTAGAGCGAATTACGCAGCTAGAATCTAACCCCAGCCACGAGCAACAAGCAACTACTGAGTCTAATTTGGATAATCCATCCAGTTAG
- a CDS encoding form I ribulose bisphosphate carboxylase large subunit, whose translation MSYAQTKTQTKTGYQAGVKDYRLTYYTPDYTPKDTDVLAAFRVTPQPGVPPEEAGAAVAAESSTGTWTTVWTDLLTDLDRYKGRCYDIEPVPGEDNQYICYVAYPLDLFEEGSVTNMLTSIVGNVFGFKALRALRLEDLRIPVAYLKTFQGPPHGIQVERDKLNKYGRPLLGCTIKPKLGLSAKNYGRAVYECLRGGLDFTKDDENINSQPFMRWRDRFLFVAEAIHKAQAETGEIKGHYLNVTAPTCEEMMKRAEFAKELEMPIIMHDYLTGGFTANTTLARWCRDNGVLLHIHRAMHAVIDRQKNHGMHFRVLAKCLRMSGGDHLHSGTVVGKLEGERGITMGFVDLMRENYVEQDRDRGIFFTQDWASMPGVMPVASGGIHIWHMPALVEIFGDDSCLQFGGGTLGHPWGNAPGATANRVALEACIQARNEGRSLAREGNDVIREAAKWSPELAVACELWKEIKFEFEAMDTL comes from the coding sequence ATGTCTTACGCTCAAACAAAGACTCAGACAAAGACTGGGTATCAGGCAGGGGTTAAAGATTATCGCTTAACGTACTACACCCCAGATTACACACCTAAAGATACGGATGTTTTAGCGGCATTCCGCGTCACTCCTCAGCCTGGAGTTCCTCCAGAGGAAGCAGGAGCCGCTGTAGCTGCTGAGTCCTCCACAGGTACATGGACAACAGTATGGACGGACTTGTTAACCGACCTTGATCGCTACAAAGGTCGTTGCTACGATATTGAACCCGTTCCAGGTGAAGACAACCAGTATATCTGTTACGTTGCTTACCCGTTAGATCTGTTTGAGGAAGGCTCCGTCACCAATATGTTGACCTCGATTGTAGGTAACGTATTTGGTTTCAAAGCACTACGTGCATTACGTTTGGAAGATTTGCGGATTCCTGTCGCTTACTTAAAGACCTTCCAAGGACCTCCACACGGTATTCAAGTAGAACGCGACAAACTGAACAAGTACGGTCGTCCTTTGCTTGGTTGCACAATCAAACCGAAGCTGGGTCTATCGGCTAAAAACTACGGTCGTGCAGTTTATGAGTGCTTGCGCGGTGGTCTAGACTTCACCAAAGACGACGAAAACATCAACTCGCAGCCATTCATGCGCTGGCGCGATCGCTTCTTGTTCGTAGCAGAAGCAATTCATAAAGCCCAAGCGGAAACAGGTGAAATTAAAGGACACTACCTCAACGTCACCGCCCCCACTTGCGAAGAAATGATGAAGCGGGCTGAGTTCGCAAAAGAACTTGAAATGCCAATCATCATGCACGACTATCTAACAGGTGGTTTCACTGCAAATACAACACTGGCGCGTTGGTGTCGTGATAATGGTGTTCTGCTGCACATTCACCGCGCAATGCACGCGGTAATTGACCGTCAAAAGAATCACGGTATGCACTTCCGCGTACTAGCAAAATGCTTGCGGATGTCTGGTGGCGACCACTTACACTCAGGAACAGTCGTTGGTAAGCTTGAGGGCGAACGCGGCATTACAATGGGCTTCGTTGACCTGATGCGCGAGAATTACGTTGAGCAAGACCGTGATCGCGGAATTTTCTTCACTCAAGACTGGGCTTCGATGCCTGGTGTTATGCCTGTAGCATCTGGTGGTATCCACATTTGGCATATGCCAGCGCTTGTAGAAATCTTCGGCGACGATTCCTGCTTACAATTCGGTGGGGGAACCTTAGGACATCCTTGGGGTAACGCACCTGGTGCAACGGCTAACCGTGTTGCATTAGAAGCTTGTATTCAAGCGCGTAACGAAGGTCGTAGTTTGGCACGTGAAGGTAATGACGTTATCCGCGAAGCTGCGAAGTGGAGTCCTGAACTTGCAGTTGCTTGCGAACTGTGGAAGGAAATCAAGTTCGAGTTCGAGGCAATGGATACACTCTAA
- a CDS encoding alpha/beta fold hydrolase: MFLAFLPPQVQLLKEDAAIVLAQSIKRELIVTPLSQQAIGRSAAPEAIATAYVRQGTGKPILLLHGFDSSVLEFRYLLPLLAKKYETWGVDLLGFGFTERIRGIDYNPASIKAHLYSFWKLINRPLILIGTSMGGATAIDFVLDYPQAVEKLILINSVGFSGDFPVGKFLFPPFDYLAVEYWRQRKLQALFWDNFNPCQLIDAIRCASLHLDMPYWYEAMLSFMKSGGYGHLADKIPKINKPTLILWGDRDDTLSVNDATKFQRAIADSQLIWLKNCGHVPQLEQPEVLAGYIQDLN, encoded by the coding sequence ATGTTTCTCGCCTTTCTACCACCTCAAGTACAGCTGCTTAAGGAAGATGCAGCAATTGTTTTAGCGCAAAGTATCAAACGTGAGTTGATTGTCACTCCGTTGAGTCAACAGGCGATTGGGCGTAGCGCAGCGCCCGAAGCGATCGCAACAGCTTATGTACGTCAAGGTACAGGTAAGCCTATTTTACTTCTGCATGGATTTGATAGTTCAGTACTAGAATTTCGCTATCTTCTACCATTGCTGGCTAAGAAATATGAAACTTGGGGAGTCGATTTATTGGGATTTGGTTTTACTGAAAGGATTAGGGGAATTGATTATAATCCAGCGTCAATTAAAGCCCATCTTTATAGCTTTTGGAAGTTAATTAATCGACCATTAATACTGATTGGAACTTCGATGGGAGGTGCTACAGCTATTGATTTCGTGCTTGATTATCCGCAAGCAGTAGAGAAATTAATATTAATTAATAGCGTAGGCTTTAGCGGTGATTTCCCAGTCGGTAAATTCTTGTTTCCACCCTTTGATTATTTAGCAGTAGAATATTGGCGACAGCGTAAACTTCAAGCTCTCTTTTGGGATAACTTTAATCCCTGTCAATTAATTGATGCTATCCGGTGTGCATCGTTACATTTAGATATGCCTTACTGGTATGAGGCAATGCTGAGTTTTATGAAAAGTGGTGGATACGGTCATTTAGCAGATAAGATTCCTAAAATTAATAAACCAACACTCATTTTATGGGGTGATCGCGATGATACGTTGAGTGTGAATGATGCAACGAAGTTTCAACGGGCGATCGCAGATTCTCAATTGATTTGGTTGAAAAATTGCGGTCATGTTCCACAATTAGAACAGCCGGAGGTTTTAGCTGGTTATATTCAAGATTTGAATTAG
- the purT gene encoding formate-dependent phosphoribosylglycinamide formyltransferase, producing the protein MNLTLPRKFLLLGSGELGKEFVIAAQRLGNYIVAVDRYTNAPAMQVADECEVISMLNGDDLEAVVQKHQPDFIVPEIEAIRTEKLLEFEQRGITVIPTAKATNFTMNRDRIRELAHNQLGIRTAKYAYAARLDELVETSQAIGFPNVVKPIMSSSGKGQSIVYQADEVKTAWDYALKNSRGDSQKVIVEEFISFETEITLLTIKQWNAPTIFCPAIGHRQESGDYQESWQPAEITDKLLAEAQAIAQKVTDALGGVGIFGVEFFVTKDEVIFSELSPRPHDTGMVTLISQNLNEFELHLRAVLGLPIPQIDLLAPSASAVILAHESVDKIYYAGVADALAEKDVDLRLFGKPDARPGRRMGVALAKGDTVKVARAKAIKAASQVKVV; encoded by the coding sequence ATGAATTTAACACTTCCACGAAAGTTTTTATTACTTGGTTCAGGGGAATTAGGTAAAGAATTTGTCATTGCAGCGCAACGTTTGGGTAATTATATTGTTGCGGTCGATCGTTATACAAATGCGCCAGCGATGCAGGTAGCGGATGAATGTGAAGTGATTTCAATGTTGAATGGTGATGACTTAGAAGCTGTTGTTCAAAAACATCAGCCAGATTTTATTGTTCCTGAGATTGAAGCAATTAGAACTGAAAAGTTACTTGAATTTGAACAGCGGGGAATAACTGTAATCCCAACAGCGAAGGCGACAAACTTTACAATGAACCGCGATCGCATTCGCGAATTAGCGCATAACCAATTGGGGATTCGTACTGCTAAATATGCTTATGCAGCTAGGTTAGACGAGTTAGTTGAAACTTCTCAAGCTATTGGCTTTCCCAATGTTGTTAAACCTATCATGTCTTCGTCAGGAAAAGGTCAGTCGATTGTTTATCAAGCTGATGAAGTCAAAACAGCTTGGGATTATGCTCTAAAAAACTCTAGAGGTGATAGTCAAAAAGTTATTGTCGAAGAATTTATTTCCTTTGAAACTGAGATTACCCTGTTAACAATTAAGCAGTGGAATGCACCAACAATTTTTTGTCCTGCGATTGGACATCGGCAAGAAAGTGGAGATTATCAAGAGTCTTGGCAACCTGCTGAAATAACTGATAAATTGTTAGCTGAAGCCCAAGCGATCGCGCAAAAAGTAACTGATGCTTTGGGTGGTGTAGGAATTTTTGGAGTTGAGTTTTTTGTGACAAAAGATGAGGTGATTTTCTCAGAACTTTCACCTAGACCGCATGATACAGGCATGGTGACACTAATTTCGCAAAATCTCAATGAGTTTGAGTTACATCTTCGGGCTGTTTTAGGATTACCCATACCACAAATTGACTTATTAGCACCTTCAGCAAGTGCTGTCATTTTAGCCCATGAATCTGTTGATAAAATTTATTATGCTGGTGTTGCTGATGCTTTAGCAGAAAAAGACGTTGATTTGCGTTTATTTGGCAAGCCAGATGCACGTCCAGGGCGACGTATGGGAGTTGCGTTGGCTAAAGGTGATACGGTAAAAGTAGCCAGAGCAAAAGCAATAAAAGCTGCTAGCCAAGTTAAAGTTGTTTAA
- a CDS encoding pentapeptide repeat-containing protein: MLNFATQDLYDTCKQFLQESRCQRLLQLQQLGLARYADFLTQMRLDEVNILCVMRFLHNPSRVKFPQLQGADLSNLILDGSNLIRGDLSKANLQGTSLINADLIFANLTNADLRNANLTGATLNETIWQGAKVENCVFDEGIGLTKIQRENLILRAARFN, encoded by the coding sequence ATGTTGAACTTTGCGACTCAAGATCTTTACGATACGTGCAAACAGTTTCTCCAAGAAAGCCGTTGTCAACGTTTACTACAACTTCAGCAGCTTGGTTTAGCACGTTATGCTGATTTCTTAACACAAATGCGCTTAGATGAGGTAAATATACTTTGTGTTATGCGCTTTTTACACAATCCTAGTCGTGTAAAATTTCCTCAGCTTCAAGGCGCAGACTTATCAAATTTGATTTTGGATGGTAGTAATTTGATTCGTGGCGATCTGTCAAAAGCGAATTTACAGGGGACTAGTCTTATTAATGCTGATTTAATATTTGCTAATTTGACAAACGCAGATTTGAGAAATGCTAATTTAACAGGCGCAACATTAAATGAAACGATTTGGCAGGGTGCTAAAGTCGAAAATTGTGTTTTTGATGAGGGTATTGGATTGACGAAGATTCAGCGAGAAAATTTAATATTACGCGCTGCTCGATTTAATTAA
- a CDS encoding MFS transporter: MTYLPSFLQPSNHQLWFQAIGRLLYQTGYGLIQFYIPLIFVKQVGLSATAVGIGIGSGSLAGVLGHFLGGYLADSEYGRKKTLLVSAILSILAALVLVFTHNLPLLIVANLIMGLSAGCYWTAADAAVIDVTTSEQRHYAFAILVLADSLGSGLGVFSGGLLLSLIHRIEALFVLSGSLFLGFLVLIQVAIVETRHDSPAHTNTLQGFAVAFKDQALRLFVVVNVLFTTYVALVSSTLPLYFTNTSSHLSSTTEFTQASLASIANLFTWCYIGLGAVLQLPIVQILGSLSKVKVLMISMLLWGTGFFFVWATGIDSSIQFAVMIAALSILSIASVVYKPFAPAIVAELAPPSLRGVYLAISYQCWSIGYFVGPILGGWAMDQPQNVAHYSWLVISFSTMYGMFILYFLGRRKNSAIAPAGVLSE, translated from the coding sequence ATGACTTATCTACCATCATTCCTTCAGCCATCAAATCACCAACTCTGGTTTCAGGCGATCGGTCGATTACTCTACCAAACAGGTTATGGATTAATTCAGTTTTACATCCCGCTGATATTTGTTAAGCAAGTGGGCTTATCTGCAACCGCAGTAGGAATCGGGATTGGTAGCGGTTCGCTTGCAGGTGTTTTAGGACATTTCTTGGGAGGCTACTTAGCAGATTCAGAATATGGTCGCAAAAAGACACTTTTAGTTTCTGCGATCCTATCAATCCTTGCTGCGCTTGTTTTAGTATTCACGCATAATTTGCCGCTGCTGATTGTTGCGAACTTGATTATGGGTTTGAGTGCGGGGTGTTATTGGACCGCGGCTGATGCAGCAGTGATTGATGTTACAACGTCAGAACAGCGTCATTACGCCTTTGCAATTTTAGTTTTAGCAGATAGTCTTGGTAGCGGATTAGGTGTTTTCAGCGGCGGATTACTGCTTAGTCTTATTCATCGCATTGAAGCACTTTTTGTGTTAAGTGGATCACTGTTTCTGGGTTTTTTAGTTTTAATCCAAGTTGCGATCGTTGAAACACGGCACGATAGTCCAGCGCATACCAACACGCTGCAAGGATTTGCTGTTGCTTTCAAAGACCAAGCCTTGAGATTATTTGTTGTTGTTAACGTCTTATTTACGACTTATGTTGCTTTGGTAAGTAGTACCTTACCTTTATACTTCACGAACACAAGTTCGCATTTATCAAGTACAACTGAATTTACACAAGCTTCACTCGCTAGTATTGCTAATCTATTTACGTGGTGTTACATCGGTTTGGGTGCAGTATTACAGTTGCCAATTGTCCAAATTCTCGGCTCGTTGTCAAAAGTTAAAGTTTTGATGATTTCTATGCTGCTATGGGGAACTGGGTTTTTCTTTGTTTGGGCGACTGGAATTGATTCATCAATACAATTTGCTGTAATGATTGCTGCATTGAGTATCTTGTCGATTGCTTCTGTCGTTTATAAGCCCTTTGCTCCTGCAATTGTCGCCGAGTTAGCACCTCCATCGCTACGCGGAGTTTACCTTGCGATTAGCTACCAATGTTGGTCTATTGGTTATTTTGTTGGTCCTATTCTCGGTGGTTGGGCAATGGATCAGCCGCAAAATGTAGCGCATTATTCCTGGTTAGTGATTTCCTTCAGTACGATGTATGGAATGTTCATTTTGTATTTTCTTGGTCGGCGTAAAAATTCTGCGATCGCACCTGCGGGAGTACTAAGCGAATAA